The nucleotide sequence TACGGAATCAGTGCGATCCTAGCGCTCTACACGGCTATCGGCGGGAGCATCGCGCTCATCGGAATGTTCGCCGAGCGAGCTGTCGAGCGTCTAGAACGTCAGTCCGCCGTGTGTTGCGACGGATCGGTCCCGTATTGAGACGGAGAACGATCACTCCGACTGGAAAGTGAGTAGGCGCTCGGTCAGTCCGGCGAGTAGCCAAGCGCCCAGGTTGACTGCGTGCAGGCCTGCGAGACAGACGACGACACCGACCGCTGACGCGGCCAGCGCCTCCGGAAGCGTATTGATGCTGGCTCCGACCACAGACCCGGCGTCGACGGACAACCACCCGACTCCGATGGTGCCACGGAGGCCTGTGAAGTCGTATCCGACACCGGGTATCCAGTAGACGAAGGGCGTGGCAGCGAGCGTGAACCCAATCGAAAACACGACGGTAATGGCAACGAACAACGGAATACCGACGACGAACGATGCCAACCCGAACGCGACGAGCAGGTAGTTTCGGGGGGTGGTTGCGACGGTTTTCGGATACTCCGTCACCGACAGTTCGCGAGGGTCGGCGAGGGTGACGGACACGTCACGCCTGCGGAGTCGGCTCAAGAGCTCCGCTTCGACAACCCCGATGCAGCCGCCGAGCGCGAGAACACCGACCAGTATCGGGAGTCCGACGACCATCGGAACCAGTCCCACCCCCAGGCTGAGGCCGGTTACCAAGACCGTGAAGTATACGATGCCGAGCGGAAACCGGGCGAGCAGATACGCTAGGTTCGCGTAGGTCTCACGACGAAAGCCGACGCCGAAGAGACGGTTCGCGAGTGACCATCCGCCAGCTGCTGCAGTATCGAACTGTTGACTCCGAGTCATGTCATAGTGATAGTCTGTCTAGTGTATCAACCGCCGGTCACTGTTCCACTCTCTGAAACACCTCCGTTCGAAATACATACACGTGTAGTGGACACAGTACGACTAATGGAAGACGATACGACTCCTCGAGAGAACGACCAACGTGGGCATGGCTGGTATCGGACGCTCGTTGAGGAGGTGAACGATCTCGCGACAGTCGTCGATACCGACGGGACGATAACCTACGTCAGTCCGGCCGTCACACGGATTCTCGGCTACGACCCCGACGAATTGATCGGTCACGAAGGATACGAGTTCGTCCATCCCGAGGATCGAGAACGTAACGCCGACGCGCTGGAGACCGTTCTCTCGGACCCATCCGAATCCGAGACGGTCGAAGTCCGCTTCCGCCACGCCGACGGCTCGTGGCGCTGGATCGAAGCCACGGTGCGGAATCGACTCGACGACGACGTCATCGACGGGATTCTGCTTAGCAGTCGTGATATCACCGAGCGGAAGGAGTACGAGCTCGAATTCCAAGAGCTCGCCGAAGAGTACGAGGCCCTCTTGAACAACGTGGAGGATGCCATCTTTCTCATCAATGTGGAAGAAGACGGGGATACTGTCCGATTCGAATTCGAACGCCTCAGTCCCTCTTACGAGCACCAAACCGGCATTACGACCGAGGAAGTACAAGGTCAGACTCCACGAGAGATATTCGGTGAGGAGCAAGGAACCGAGTTAGAAGCGAACTACCACCGCTGTGTCAACGCTGGCGAACCGATCTCGTATCAAGAGGAACTCCGGGTCGGCGAAGGAGCACGCTTCTGGCAGACGAAACTTGCGCCGGTAGTCTCCGATGGTGGGATAACTCGCCTCGTTGGGGTCACTCGGAACGTGACTGAACGCGTCGAACGGGAGCGACAATTACGCCAGCAAAACGAGCGTCTCGAGGAGTTTGCGAGTGTTATTTCTCACGATTTGCGCAACCCACTCAACGTCGCACGGGGTCGTGCAACGCTCCTCGCAGAGCAAACGGAAAGCGATCATCTCGATCCACTCCTGCAGGCGCTCGACCGGATGGAGGCAATCGTCGAGGACACGTTGACGCTTGCTCGCCAAGGCGACACGATAAGCGAAACGGAGTCGGTCAGTTTGACTGACCTCGTCGGGAAGTGCTGGGCGACAGTAGACACGGCCGACGCAACCATCGAGATCGTCGACGAGATGACCTTCCAAGGCGATCCAGGGCGGTTACGACACGTGTTCGAGAACCTGTTCCGGAACGCCGTTGAACACGGTGGGTCGGACGTAGCCGTCCGTGTCGGATCTCACAATGAAACGGGAATCTACGTCGAAGACGATGGACCAGGAATTCCAGTCGAACAGCGTGACGAAGTGTTCGAACCGGGGCAGTCCTCGGCACAGGGCGGTACTGGTTTCGGGTTGACCATCGTAAAACGAATCGTGGAAGCCCACGGCTGGGAGCTGTCTGTACTCGATGGAACTGATGGTGGGGCACGATTTGAGTTTGAGATGGCTGAACAGGGGGAGTTCGCGTGAGTGTGTAGACTATACGTCGAAAAGTGCGACTCAATCACTGAACGTAGCGTCCCCGACATGAGCGCGCTGTATGCAGCACCAACTTGCCGAACTACCCGACAGCCGTCGTAGTCGTGTGCGAGATACGGAAGATGGGTTCAGCACGAAGTCCGTGGTTGTTTCAGCATAAAGCTGGTGAATCAACTGTACAGCCCGCTGTTCACCGTTCACGATACCGTTCGAACATCTGTCTACTGGCTCCGAGAGCGCGGCCACCGACGGTCAGTATCCGAGCTGCTGTTGCTGTGAAGCCACTACTGACAGAGAGTTACCATCCAACCACGACTGCTGTCACGAGTAACCTCAAAACCCGATCAGTCGATGTGAGAGACGTGTGAAATTCCACAGCGCTCACCCCCTTGCTTTTCATTTTGGTGTAAAACATCTCGGGCTCCTCTGTTCGACTGCCCGATTCGGATTTCTCCCCTTCATTTTCGCAGGCTACTCCGAGAGCCGATCACCTCAGCGTACATCCCGAGACACGCCTGTTCGGCGCGGCATCGGTTGCCAACGATCCCTGTATTGCGACGGAGCCGCCTAGGCCTGTTACAAACGGCTCCGAACTGTCCCCCACACCGAGAATCCACATCCGCTAGAGGTCGGCAGTCTTGAACCGGAGGTAGCCCAGCGCGACGGGAACGAACGTCCACGCGAGTAGCAGTCCAAGGGCGGCCGGCCAAGCGACATACGCGACGCCACTGTCGACGTACCGACCGGCCCGATCCACGGCGAACCCAGTCCGGACGAGCAGGTCGAAGGACTCACTCGGTGCCGCGAGGCGGACGAAGAGAGCCCAGCCGGGCATGTCGTTCGTGACTGCCGTGTCGAACCGATGGAGGATCAACAGCACCGCCGTATGGAGGTCTTCCCAGAGGACGACCGACACTAGATACGCACCGATAGTACCGACGGTCACGCGTCGACCAGTCGCTGTCGATAACGAGACGCCGACTGCCAGCCCGACGAACGCCACCCCGTACAGTACCGTTACACCGACGAACCACGGCAGCCACGGCCACGGCACGCTCCCGTTAGCGAGGACGGTGGCTACGCCGCCGGCGAGACAGAGCGCGAGCGCTGTCGGCACGACGAAAACGAC is from Haloplanus salinarum and encodes:
- a CDS encoding PAS domain S-box protein; this translates as MEDDTTPRENDQRGHGWYRTLVEEVNDLATVVDTDGTITYVSPAVTRILGYDPDELIGHEGYEFVHPEDRERNADALETVLSDPSESETVEVRFRHADGSWRWIEATVRNRLDDDVIDGILLSSRDITERKEYELEFQELAEEYEALLNNVEDAIFLINVEEDGDTVRFEFERLSPSYEHQTGITTEEVQGQTPREIFGEEQGTELEANYHRCVNAGEPISYQEELRVGEGARFWQTKLAPVVSDGGITRLVGVTRNVTERVERERQLRQQNERLEEFASVISHDLRNPLNVARGRATLLAEQTESDHLDPLLQALDRMEAIVEDTLTLARQGDTISETESVSLTDLVGKCWATVDTADATIEIVDEMTFQGDPGRLRHVFENLFRNAVEHGGSDVAVRVGSHNETGIYVEDDGPGIPVEQRDEVFEPGQSSAQGGTGFGLTIVKRIVEAHGWELSVLDGTDGGARFEFEMAEQGEFA
- a CDS encoding ABC transporter permease subunit; amino-acid sequence: MTWRDVALRDVRAASQSVGIWIVGGVQILLFVGVAAVEFVLDDGSFPTYIDSLTGVVAVTTPLVALLLGYKSILAERTGGQLRLALSVPHSRRDVAVGKFVGRSVVFVVPTALALCLAGGVATVLANGSVPWPWLPWFVGVTVLYGVAFVGLAVGVSLSTATGRRVTVGTIGAYLVSVVLWEDLHTAVLLILHRFDTAVTNDMPGWALFVRLAAPSESFDLLVRTGFAVDRAGRYVDSGVAYVAWPAALGLLLAWTFVPVALGYLRFKTADL
- a CDS encoding sensor domain-containing protein, whose translation is MTRSQQFDTAAAGGWSLANRLFGVGFRRETYANLAYLLARFPLGIVYFTVLVTGLSLGVGLVPMVVGLPILVGVLALGGCIGVVEAELLSRLRRRDVSVTLADPRELSVTEYPKTVATTPRNYLLVAFGLASFVVGIPLFVAITVVFSIGFTLAATPFVYWIPGVGYDFTGLRGTIGVGWLSVDAGSVVGASINTLPEALAASAVGVVVCLAGLHAVNLGAWLLAGLTERLLTFQSE